From a single Sebastes umbrosus isolate fSebUmb1 chromosome 17, fSebUmb1.pri, whole genome shotgun sequence genomic region:
- the ccdc90b gene encoding coiled-coil domain-containing protein 90B, mitochondrial, which yields MNALQLVRTCRTFNTSMVRTWRGFHVTAPAMTFDMRKVELMPLEQRKLTFDSHSMVTELESSGFEKRQAELIVSALVTLATANMDIVYKDMVTKSHQEIALQQIMAHLDSIRKDMVILEKSEFANLRSENMKMKRELEQLQNRLKEESLKVRAETKLDINLQSSRITDGFTEQEKKLMEASTDFHHKKADLEHDNMEINRKIDLQVASLKTVLESLKLETVRYLAATVFSCLAIALGVYRFWR from the exons ATGAACGCGCTGCAGCTGGTCAGAACCTGCAGaacctttaatacatccatggtcagaaCCTGGAGAG GTTTCCACGTGACGGCGCCCGCGATGACCTTTGACATGAGGAAGGTTGAACTAATGCCCCTGGAGCAGCGGAAGCTCACCTTCGACTCCCACTCCATGGTGACGGAGCTGGAGAGCAGCG GTTTCGAGAAGCGTCAGGCGGAGCTGATCGTTTCAGCTCTCGTCACTCTGGCGACGGCCAACATGGACATCGTTTATAAAGACATGGTGACCAAATCACACCAG gaaaTCGCGCTGCAGCAGATCATGGCTCACCTGGACTCCATCAGGAAGGACATGGTGATCCTGGAGAAGAGCGAGTTCGCCAACCTTCGCTCTGAAAACATG AAAATGAAGCGAGAGTTGGAGCAGCTACAAAACAGACTGAAG GAGGAGAGTCTGAAAGTCCGAGCAGAAACCAAACTGGACATCAACCTGCAGAGCAGCCGGATCACTGACGGG tTTACTGAACAGGAGAAGAAGCTGATGGAGGCCAGTACAGACTTCCATCACAAG AAAGCCGACCTCGAACACGACAACATGGAGATCAACAGGAAGATCGACCTGCAGGTGGCGTCGCTCAAAACCGTCCTGGAGTCCCTCAAACTGGAGACGGTCCGCTACCTCGCAG CGACGGTGTTCTCCTGCCTCGCCATCGCTCTGGGAGTCTACCGCTTCTGGAGGTGA